In a single window of the Nocardiopsis composta genome:
- a CDS encoding aldo/keto reductase: MKHVSLGGLDVSRIGLGAMTMSAFYTGAGSDDAESVRALHRALDLGVTFIDTAEIYGPFSNEELVGRALKGRRDEAVLATKFGLYSHTRGEEGVDSSPASVRTAVEGSLRRLGTDRIDLYYQHRVDPDTPIEETVGVLAELVREGKVRHIGLSEAGAETIRRAHAVHPVAAVQTEYSLWTRDVEEEVLPALRELGIGLVPYSPLGRGFLTGAIRSLDQFDDGDFRKTNPRFAGGNLEKNLRIVAEVEAVAEEAGATPAQTALAWLLSRGDDVAPIPGTKRASRVEENAAADAVELDAGRLARLDALTPPAGERYEAERMALIEE; this comes from the coding sequence ATGAAGCACGTTTCACTCGGCGGCCTCGACGTCTCCCGCATCGGGCTGGGCGCGATGACGATGTCCGCCTTCTACACCGGCGCCGGCAGCGACGACGCGGAGTCGGTGCGCGCCCTGCACCGGGCGCTCGACCTCGGGGTGACCTTCATCGACACCGCCGAGATCTACGGGCCGTTCAGCAATGAGGAGCTGGTCGGGCGGGCGCTCAAGGGGCGCCGCGACGAAGCGGTGCTGGCCACCAAGTTCGGGCTGTACTCGCACACCCGGGGCGAGGAGGGGGTGGACAGCAGCCCGGCCAGCGTGCGCACCGCCGTCGAGGGGTCGCTGCGCCGGCTCGGCACCGACCGCATCGACCTCTACTACCAGCACCGGGTCGACCCGGACACGCCGATCGAGGAGACCGTGGGGGTCCTCGCCGAGCTGGTCCGGGAGGGCAAGGTCCGGCACATCGGGCTGTCCGAGGCGGGCGCGGAGACGATCCGCCGGGCGCACGCGGTGCACCCGGTCGCCGCGGTGCAGACCGAGTACTCGCTGTGGACCCGCGACGTCGAGGAGGAGGTCCTGCCGGCGCTGCGCGAGCTCGGCATCGGCCTGGTGCCCTACTCCCCGCTCGGCCGCGGTTTCCTGACCGGGGCGATCCGCTCCCTGGACCAGTTCGACGACGGCGACTTCCGCAAGACCAACCCGCGGTTCGCCGGCGGCAACCTGGAGAAGAACCTGCGCATCGTCGCCGAGGTGGAGGCGGTCGCCGAGGAGGCCGGCGCCACCCCCGCGCAGACCGCGCTGGCCTGGCTGCTCAGCCGGGGCGACGACGTGGCGCCGATCCCCGGCACCAAGCGGGCCTCCCGGGTGGAGGAGAACGCCGCGGCCGACGCCGTCGAGCTGGACGCCGGCCGGCTGGCCCGGCTGGACGCGCTGACCCCGCCGGCGGGGGAGCGCTACGAGGCGGAGCGGATGGCGCTGATCGAGGAGTGA
- a CDS encoding helix-turn-helix transcriptional regulator: protein MGEANRLGEYLKARRAQVTPADVGLPPGGNRRVPGLRREEVAWLAGLSTDYYTRLEQGREQRPSASVLNALARTLLLEADAQQYLFAIAVPGPQAPARRGGGRLPEGLTDLIDEWSAHPVVVADECYRVVAANQLGRALYAGHAYSDDLARLVFLDPGAAGFYRDWSAVASSTVAGIRASATRDPDDTALTALVGDLSVRSPEFASRWAKGEVREKTSGALRLRHPVVGDLDLGYQTFRPGAAPGLLLKVYRAAPGTETADNLAVLGSLTAPPAEASRRRTDTPPS from the coding sequence ATGGGCGAGGCGAACCGGTTGGGCGAGTACCTGAAGGCCCGGCGAGCACAGGTCACCCCGGCCGACGTCGGGCTGCCGCCGGGCGGCAACCGGCGCGTCCCCGGGCTGCGCCGCGAGGAGGTCGCCTGGCTGGCCGGGCTGAGCACCGACTACTACACCCGGCTGGAGCAGGGCCGCGAGCAGCGCCCCTCGGCGAGCGTGCTCAACGCGCTGGCCCGCACCCTGCTGCTGGAGGCCGACGCCCAGCAGTACCTGTTCGCCATCGCGGTACCCGGCCCGCAGGCCCCGGCCCGCCGCGGCGGCGGGCGGCTGCCGGAGGGCCTGACCGACCTGATCGACGAGTGGTCCGCGCACCCGGTGGTGGTCGCCGACGAGTGCTACCGGGTGGTCGCCGCCAACCAGCTGGGCCGCGCCCTCTACGCCGGCCACGCCTACAGCGACGACCTGGCCCGGCTGGTCTTCCTCGACCCCGGCGCCGCCGGGTTCTACCGGGACTGGTCGGCGGTGGCCTCCTCCACCGTCGCCGGCATCCGCGCCTCGGCCACCCGCGACCCCGACGACACCGCCCTCACCGCGCTCGTCGGCGACCTCAGCGTGCGCAGCCCGGAGTTCGCCTCCCGCTGGGCCAAGGGGGAGGTCCGCGAGAAGACCTCCGGCGCGCTGCGGCTGCGCCACCCCGTCGTCGGCGACCTCGACCTCGGCTACCAGACGTTCCGCCCCGGCGCCGCCCCCGGCCTGCTGCTCAAGGTCTACCGCGCCGCCCCCGGCACCGAGACCGCCGACAACCTGGCGGTACTGGGCAGCCTCACCGCGCCCCCGGCCGAGGCCTCCCGGCGCCGCACCGACACCCCGCCGTCCTGA
- a CDS encoding Rieske 2Fe-2S domain-containing protein: MSGRLRVRFGPGDNTVRVGDELYFRIERDAEVSVIHSRCPHRGGPLHLGTVSARGGAELLRCPWHGTEFPLARLCAKGVPAVQVGGEVHAYPPAAPGDSAHSAHQIVFAK, from the coding sequence ATGAGCGGCCGCCTCCGGGTGCGCTTCGGTCCCGGGGACAACACCGTCCGGGTCGGCGACGAACTGTACTTCCGCATCGAGCGCGACGCCGAGGTCAGCGTCATCCACAGCCGCTGCCCGCACCGCGGCGGCCCGCTGCACCTGGGGACCGTCAGCGCCCGGGGCGGCGCCGAGCTGCTGCGCTGCCCCTGGCACGGCACCGAGTTCCCGCTGGCGCGGCTGTGCGCCAAGGGGGTGCCCGCCGTGCAGGTGGGCGGCGAGGTGCACGCCTACCCGCCGGCCGCCCCCGGAGACTCCGCGCACTCCGCCCACCAGATCGTCTTCGCGAAATGA
- a CDS encoding iron-containing redox enzyme family protein produces MTISDAPATAGPITDTVRAFAQGANYLPSPDPFIAKTPYHRPLDARRLDAVPWPAPLEEQNWISDPGLMANRLLMNFYESGALFLPADGLARRQAEFEDFYSAEALRNAELARPEAERFVFGFLDSAVRLTGRWDTDALEAHVTAAISETTSADRPVLRAIEESAEPKRAAELMIAQMALDGLTEATAMSQNLGGAFGAEQSELFKIFIDEFGYGVFDAKHSTLFAELCRSVGMNDEPHHYWFFYLPSWIAGNNYFYKVTRSRTDFFRYIGGMAFLEATFAPSFAAMTKTFRAVYGDAVDTRYFDEHAHIDEHHGRMAVYDLLLPLGRKHGAHAIKEMVRGIEEVRLLGRLGDEDLLAQITWRPEAVQAAPGGEGERLEPGRFETRVADRDTLVAVESGTAGLHWTPTGGPLELAAGQGVRVPRGRLYGVALGEGASATLSAAPPAAR; encoded by the coding sequence ATGACCATCAGCGATGCACCCGCGACCGCCGGGCCGATCACCGACACCGTCCGCGCGTTCGCCCAGGGGGCGAACTACCTCCCCAGCCCGGACCCGTTCATCGCCAAGACCCCCTACCACCGGCCGCTCGACGCGCGGCGGCTGGACGCCGTCCCCTGGCCGGCGCCGCTGGAGGAGCAGAACTGGATCAGCGATCCGGGGCTGATGGCCAACCGGCTGCTGATGAACTTCTACGAGAGCGGGGCCCTGTTCCTGCCCGCGGACGGCCTGGCCCGGCGGCAGGCCGAGTTCGAGGACTTCTACAGCGCCGAGGCGCTCCGCAACGCCGAACTCGCCCGCCCGGAGGCCGAGCGGTTCGTCTTCGGGTTCCTCGACTCCGCGGTCCGGCTCACCGGCCGCTGGGACACCGACGCGCTGGAGGCGCACGTCACCGCCGCGATCAGCGAGACGACCTCCGCCGACCGGCCGGTGCTGCGCGCGATCGAGGAGTCCGCCGAGCCGAAGCGCGCCGCGGAGCTGATGATCGCCCAGATGGCGCTGGACGGGCTCACCGAGGCCACCGCCATGTCGCAGAACCTGGGCGGGGCCTTCGGGGCCGAGCAGAGCGAGCTGTTCAAGATCTTCATCGACGAGTTCGGCTACGGCGTCTTCGACGCCAAGCACAGCACCCTGTTCGCCGAGCTCTGCCGCAGCGTCGGGATGAACGACGAGCCGCACCACTACTGGTTCTTCTACCTGCCGTCGTGGATCGCCGGGAACAACTACTTCTACAAGGTCACCCGGTCCCGGACGGACTTCTTCCGCTACATCGGCGGGATGGCCTTCCTGGAGGCCACCTTCGCGCCGTCGTTCGCCGCGATGACCAAGACCTTCCGCGCGGTCTACGGCGACGCGGTGGACACCCGCTACTTCGACGAGCACGCGCACATCGACGAGCACCACGGCCGGATGGCCGTCTACGATCTGCTGCTCCCGCTCGGCCGCAAGCACGGCGCGCACGCGATCAAGGAGATGGTCCGGGGCATCGAGGAGGTCCGGCTGCTGGGCCGGCTCGGCGACGAGGACCTGCTCGCGCAGATCACCTGGCGCCCCGAGGCGGTGCAGGCCGCCCCCGGCGGCGAGGGCGAGCGGCTGGAGCCCGGCCGCTTCGAGACCCGCGTCGCCGACCGGGACACCCTGGTCGCGGTGGAGTCCGGCACGGCCGGGCTGCACTGGACCCCCACCGGGGGGCCGCTGGAGCTCGCCGCCGGGCAGGGCGTGCGGGTGCCGCGCGGGCGCCTGTACGGGGTGGCGCTCGGCGAGGGCGCCTCCGCGACGCTGTCCGCCGCCCCGCCGGCGGCCCGATGA
- a CDS encoding 50S ribosomal protein L11 methyltransferase — protein sequence MKASAPPEASVGAALDAPARTLVKHAENAMRRRDYATAVDLLALAGHGDGGHGPADRLYNRALRGIVPRWHFSMLNDQGRNAAYRTAVHARVRPGDLVLDIGTGSGLLALLAAEAGAEHVVSCEAEPLIAAVAREVIADNGMADRITVVESFSTDLRVGADLPRPADVLVSEIFDCGLLGEGALPAFAHAREALLAPGATVVPGRARVWGQLVDSAELHERNHADRACGFDVSRFNRFRSLEYFSTYLDTYDHRTLTEPFPLMDFDFRTGEGDTAATVAPSATASGSCHAVVIWFDLDLDGSTVLSNGPHVKGTHWRQAVQTFDRPVAVAAGERVPLLAEHDGERILVRPGGTGQEAGRG from the coding sequence ATGAAGGCATCAGCCCCTCCCGAGGCATCGGTCGGCGCCGCGCTCGACGCGCCGGCGCGCACCCTGGTCAAGCACGCCGAGAACGCGATGCGGCGGCGCGACTACGCGACCGCCGTGGACCTGCTCGCCCTGGCCGGGCACGGCGACGGCGGCCACGGCCCCGCCGACCGGCTCTACAACCGCGCGCTGCGCGGCATCGTCCCCCGCTGGCACTTCTCCATGCTCAACGACCAGGGGCGCAACGCCGCCTACCGGACCGCGGTGCACGCCCGGGTCCGCCCGGGCGACCTGGTCCTCGACATCGGCACCGGCTCCGGGCTGCTCGCGCTGCTGGCCGCCGAGGCCGGCGCGGAGCACGTCGTCTCCTGCGAGGCCGAACCGCTCATCGCGGCGGTGGCCAGGGAGGTCATCGCCGACAACGGGATGGCCGACCGGATCACCGTGGTCGAGTCGTTCTCCACCGACCTGCGGGTCGGCGCGGACCTGCCCCGCCCCGCCGACGTGCTGGTCTCGGAGATCTTCGACTGCGGGCTGCTCGGCGAGGGCGCGCTGCCGGCGTTCGCCCACGCCCGCGAGGCGCTGCTGGCGCCCGGCGCGACCGTCGTGCCCGGCCGCGCGCGGGTCTGGGGGCAGCTGGTGGACAGCGCCGAGCTGCACGAGCGCAACCACGCCGACCGGGCGTGCGGCTTCGACGTGTCGCGGTTCAACCGGTTCCGCTCCCTGGAGTACTTCTCCACCTACCTGGACACCTACGACCACCGCACGCTCACCGAGCCGTTCCCGCTGATGGACTTCGACTTCCGGACGGGGGAGGGGGACACCGCGGCCACGGTCGCGCCGTCGGCCACCGCCAGCGGCAGCTGCCACGCCGTCGTCATCTGGTTCGACCTGGACCTGGACGGGAGCACCGTGCTGTCCAACGGCCCGCACGTCAAGGGCACCCACTGGCGCCAGGCGGTGCAGACCTTCGACCGGCCGGTCGCGGTGGCCGCCGGGGAGCGCGTCCCGCTCCTCGCCGAGCACGACGGGGAGCGGATCCTCGTCCGCCCGGGCGGGACCGGGCAGGAGGCGGGCCGTGGCTGA